From Deinococcus terrestris, one genomic window encodes:
- a CDS encoding ABC transporter substrate-binding protein, with translation MKTLPAKTVLAASLLALLPTAAATTYPLTLTDDLGRKVTLKAEPKRIISMVPGHSETLCAIGACGKLVGVDRYSDYPQQVARLPKVGDLFAPDVEAMVALKPDLVLVSQYSKLEGTLTQAGIPTIALDMEKYDEVFSKTLTLGRIVNREAQAKNVVLNIRRDIARVEILTRNAVRKPTTYLEVDPTPYSVGPNSFMGVLLGKAGARNVIPASLGDFPRVDPELIVKANPELMLGLTRQAAAARPGWSGLKAVRAGRVLDLPKDLNTILSRPGPRMGQALRGLARLVHPELFR, from the coding sequence ATGAAGACTCTCCCTGCCAAGACCGTGCTGGCCGCGTCCCTCCTCGCCCTGCTGCCCACAGCCGCGGCGACGACCTACCCCCTGACCCTCACCGACGACCTGGGCCGCAAGGTGACCCTCAAGGCCGAACCCAAGCGGATTATCAGCATGGTGCCGGGCCACTCCGAGACGCTGTGCGCCATCGGCGCGTGCGGCAAGCTCGTCGGGGTGGACCGCTACAGCGACTACCCCCAGCAGGTCGCGCGGCTGCCCAAGGTGGGCGACCTCTTCGCCCCCGATGTGGAGGCGATGGTGGCCCTCAAGCCCGACCTCGTGCTGGTGAGCCAGTACAGCAAGCTGGAGGGAACGCTGACCCAGGCAGGCATCCCGACCATCGCGCTGGACATGGAAAAGTACGACGAGGTCTTCTCCAAGACGCTGACCCTGGGCCGGATCGTGAACCGCGAGGCGCAGGCGAAGAACGTGGTGCTGAATATCCGCCGTGATATCGCCCGCGTGGAGATTCTGACCAGGAACGCGGTCCGCAAGCCCACGACCTACCTGGAGGTGGACCCCACCCCGTACTCGGTCGGGCCGAACTCGTTCATGGGGGTGCTGCTGGGCAAGGCGGGTGCCCGCAACGTCATCCCCGCCTCGCTGGGCGACTTTCCCAGGGTGGACCCCGAGCTGATCGTGAAGGCCAACCCCGAGCTGATGCTGGGCCTGACCCGGCAGGCAGCGGCGGCCCGGCCCGGCTGGAGTGGCCTGAAAGCGGTCCGGGCGGGCCGGGTGCTGGACCTTCCGAAGGACCTGAACACCATCCTCAGCCGCCCTGGTCCCCGGATGGGGCAGGCGCTGCGGGGGCTGGCGCGGCTGGTTCACCCCGAGCTGTTCCGGTGA
- a CDS encoding FecCD family ABC transporter permease, with protein sequence MSLERTDAVTPPRLWRVGRTAALVAALLAAVVLAVGLGSVYIPPGEVLGALGRGVASLWTGAELSPEDVIVWQLRLPRVAMGVLVGACLAVCGGAFQGVFRNPLADPYLLGVASGAGLGATVAIVAGWPRPLVPVAALLAALAAVSLTLTLAREGRRLPPVRLILAGVVVGSILSAVSTFLILRGEDRARQVLAYTLGDLGFSGWGDVLTVLPYALAGGGVLMLLGRALDTLQLGDLTARSLGVPVERLRLLVVLAASVATAAAVAYVGIIGFVGLVVPHVVRLAWGAGHRVLLPVSALAGGTLLVLADLLARTTPLSQVGVVTTLLGGPFFLWLLRRGGHD encoded by the coding sequence ATGAGCCTTGAGCGCACCGACGCCGTGACGCCGCCGCGCCTCTGGCGGGTGGGACGCACCGCCGCGCTGGTGGCGGCCCTCCTCGCCGCCGTCGTACTGGCGGTGGGGCTGGGCAGCGTGTATATCCCGCCAGGCGAGGTGCTGGGGGCGTTGGGGCGCGGGGTGGCGAGCCTCTGGACGGGCGCGGAACTGTCCCCGGAGGACGTGATCGTGTGGCAACTGCGGCTGCCGCGCGTGGCGATGGGCGTGTTGGTGGGGGCGTGCCTGGCGGTGTGCGGCGGGGCCTTTCAGGGGGTTTTCCGCAACCCGCTGGCCGACCCCTACCTGCTGGGCGTGGCGAGCGGGGCGGGGCTGGGGGCCACGGTCGCCATCGTCGCGGGGTGGCCGCGCCCGCTGGTGCCGGTGGCCGCGCTGCTCGCGGCGCTGGCGGCGGTCAGCCTGACCCTGACGCTGGCCCGCGAGGGCCGCCGACTGCCCCCCGTCCGCCTGATTCTGGCCGGGGTGGTAGTGGGCAGCATCCTGAGCGCGGTGTCCACCTTCCTGATCCTGCGCGGCGAGGACCGGGCGCGTCAGGTGCTGGCCTACACCCTGGGTGACCTGGGCTTCAGCGGCTGGGGGGACGTGCTGACCGTGCTGCCCTACGCGCTGGCGGGGGGCGGAGTGCTGATGCTGCTGGGCCGGGCGCTGGACACCCTGCAACTCGGGGACCTGACGGCCCGCAGCCTGGGGGTCCCGGTGGAGCGGTTGCGGCTGCTCGTCGTGCTGGCCGCGAGCGTGGCGACTGCCGCCGCCGTCGCGTATGTGGGCATCATCGGCTTTGTGGGGCTGGTGGTGCCGCATGTCGTCCGGCTGGCGTGGGGGGCGGGGCACCGGGTCCTGCTGCCCGTCTCGGCGCTGGCGGGGGGCACCCTGCTGGTGCTGGCGGACCTGCTGGCCCGCACCACGCCGCTCTCACAGGTGGGCGTGGTGACGACGCTGCTGGGGGGGCCGTTCTTCCTGTGGCTGCTGCGGCGGGGGGGCCATGACTAG
- a CDS encoding ABC transporter ATP-binding protein produces the protein MTSPVVGTGTLEARDLHVRAGSFPAVQGVSVAFREGEFSAVIGPNGAGKSTLLRALLGLTSSESGEVRLLDRPLPQWTRAERARTLAYLAQGEGLPEAARVRDVVALGRGAGEWTWGLLPRRPWTAEDEAAVDRALERTDTARFAGRRVGELSGGERQRVSLARALAAQPRFLLLDEPTNHLDLAYGLEIIRHARCEAAGGLGVVAVLHDLNLAARADRLVLLHGGRVLAQGAPTEVLTPAHLHAAYGLRVRVLHDGDRPVILPED, from the coding sequence ATGACTAGCCCGGTGGTCGGCACGGGCACGCTGGAGGCCCGCGACCTCCATGTCCGTGCGGGGAGTTTCCCGGCCGTGCAGGGCGTCTCGGTCGCCTTCCGGGAGGGCGAGTTCAGTGCCGTCATCGGGCCGAACGGGGCGGGGAAAAGCACGCTGCTGCGGGCGCTGCTGGGGCTCACGTCGTCGGAATCGGGCGAGGTGCGGTTGCTGGACCGCCCCCTCCCCCAGTGGACGCGGGCGGAGCGGGCGCGGACGCTGGCCTACCTCGCGCAGGGCGAGGGCCTTCCGGAGGCGGCACGGGTGCGCGACGTGGTGGCGCTGGGGCGCGGGGCGGGGGAGTGGACCTGGGGCCTGTTGCCCCGCCGTCCCTGGACTGCCGAGGACGAGGCGGCGGTGGACCGCGCCCTGGAGCGCACCGACACGGCCCGCTTCGCCGGGCGGCGGGTGGGCGAGTTGTCGGGCGGCGAACGCCAGCGCGTGAGCCTGGCCCGCGCCCTCGCCGCGCAGCCCCGCTTCCTGCTGCTGGACGAGCCGACCAACCACCTTGACCTCGCCTACGGGCTGGAGATCATCCGGCACGCCCGCTGCGAGGCCGCCGGGGGCCTGGGCGTGGTCGCCGTGCTGCACGACCTGAACCTCGCCGCCCGCGCTGACCGCCTCGTGCTGCTGCACGGGGGCCGGGTGCTCGCGCAGGGCGCCCCCACCGAGGTGCTCACGCCCGCGCACCTGCATGCCGCCTACGGCCTGCGCGTGCGCGTGCTGCACGACGGGGACCGGCCCGTTATCCTGCCGGAGGACTGA
- a CDS encoding (2Fe-2S) ferredoxin domain-containing protein encodes MPPRYFKTNGHLLVCQGQNCQARGSVLLHKALWTHLERQSLAYYKTGGTVRLTESGCLGACSFGPALCVYRAAEGRLEEGWYAAVDFPLATRIAQAVQDGAALPTERKYGPE; translated from the coding sequence ATGCCCCCCAGATACTTCAAGACCAACGGCCACCTGCTCGTCTGCCAGGGCCAGAACTGTCAGGCGCGGGGGTCCGTACTGCTGCACAAGGCCCTCTGGACCCACCTGGAGCGGCAGTCGCTCGCCTACTACAAGACGGGCGGCACCGTGCGCCTCACCGAAAGCGGCTGCCTGGGGGCCTGCTCGTTTGGCCCTGCCCTCTGCGTGTACCGCGCTGCGGAGGGCAGGCTGGAGGAAGGCTGGTACGCGGCAGTGGACTTCCCGCTGGCGACGCGCATCGCCCAGGCCGTGCAGGACGGGGCGGCGTTGCCGACGGAACGGAAGTACGGGCCGGAATAG
- a CDS encoding putative quinol monooxygenase produces MIHIWATVEISDLEKFIGVFATAGAKARRKHGSRSSRVFTVPGHPNQVRVLFEWESREAFDGFLNDPEVRATMQSSGTVGRPDFLILDALTDLPG; encoded by the coding sequence ATGATCCATATCTGGGCGACCGTCGAGATCAGCGACCTTGAGAAGTTCATCGGCGTGTTTGCCACGGCGGGGGCCAAGGCACGGCGAAAGCACGGCAGCCGCAGCAGCCGCGTCTTCACCGTGCCCGGTCACCCGAATCAGGTCCGGGTCCTGTTCGAGTGGGAGAGCCGCGAAGCCTTCGATGGCTTTCTGAACGACCCGGAGGTTCGCGCCACCATGCAGTCCAGCGGCACGGTGGGACGGCCCGACTTCCTGATCCTCGACGCGCTGACCGACCTGCCGGGGTAA
- a CDS encoding HRDC domain-containing protein codes for MTADFPSPPARPDARLVVLHAERGDPHARLARALADLEGAGWGLTLAGEAALARQLGALLGPGTVRVDERLGVSRAALANFGLAAAGLDADWTGARAVWLAEPDERLLRRAERLGVPVIVDATLAPGGGWFAQGATYVVYRHGMTLTGFGDTDLALLFGQGEAPTPAAPAPSDTAVALALRDVATLPLRLARVARTVGAMAERLGGGALPFGPTALLLPPESAPDTPWAPGGVLAATRSVDGGVVFTPGLQDAETALALLRGETPAAPAPAAREGGRTEDRRPEREDEGRFRRDRDRFRRDRGGRAEGPTTGTGTEAPRFARLPEPDRPEPDEARPDQPDSPPTRVTFEAPVTEAPAPQAPTPAEPEEEVWTPEIVFSGSDYAEPAPLPIPVSDGPDEPELEVQPPLAEPEAEQPAEEEAPSTEEQATDEAPSTEDAAPEPQPDPVPAAPDLAPDLPVTTEAGAAPDPAADLTDEQAAIYARLREWRNAEAKRQEVSRFIIASNATLAEIARRVPYTMDDLKAVRGMGPERLRKYGEKLLEVVRG; via the coding sequence ATGACTGCTGACTTCCCCTCTCCCCCCGCCCGCCCCGACGCCCGGCTGGTGGTCCTGCACGCCGAGCGCGGCGATCCCCACGCGCGGCTGGCCCGTGCTCTGGCCGATCTGGAGGGCGCCGGGTGGGGCCTGACCCTGGCGGGCGAAGCGGCGCTGGCCCGGCAGCTCGGGGCGCTGCTGGGGCCGGGCACCGTGCGGGTGGACGAGCGCCTGGGCGTCAGCCGCGCGGCGCTGGCGAATTTCGGGCTGGCCGCCGCCGGACTGGACGCCGACTGGACCGGGGCGCGGGCCGTGTGGCTGGCCGAACCCGACGAGCGGCTGCTGCGCCGCGCCGAGCGCCTGGGCGTGCCCGTGATCGTGGACGCGACCCTGGCCCCCGGCGGCGGCTGGTTCGCTCAGGGCGCGACCTACGTGGTCTACCGCCACGGGATGACGCTGACGGGCTTCGGGGACACCGACCTCGCGCTGCTGTTCGGGCAGGGAGAGGCCCCCACGCCTGCCGCGCCCGCGCCCTCGGACACCGCCGTGGCCCTCGCGCTGCGTGACGTGGCGACCCTCCCGCTGCGGCTGGCGCGGGTGGCCCGCACGGTGGGGGCGATGGCCGAGCGGCTGGGGGGCGGTGCGCTGCCCTTTGGCCCCACCGCGCTGCTGCTCCCGCCCGAGAGCGCCCCCGACACCCCCTGGGCTCCCGGCGGCGTGCTGGCCGCGACCCGCAGCGTGGACGGCGGGGTGGTGTTCACGCCGGGGCTCCAGGACGCGGAAACGGCCCTCGCCCTGCTGCGCGGCGAGACGCCCGCTGCCCCGGCACCTGCCGCACGCGAGGGGGGACGAACCGAGGACCGACGACCCGAGCGCGAGGACGAAGGCCGCTTCCGCCGCGACCGCGACCGCTTTCGCCGGGACCGGGGGGGACGTGCGGAGGGGCCGACCACGGGGACGGGGACCGAGGCGCCACGCTTTGCCCGCCTGCCCGAGCCCGACCGCCCCGAGCCGGACGAGGCCCGCCCCGACCAGCCGGACAGCCCCCCTACCCGCGTGACCTTTGAGGCGCCCGTGACGGAGGCTCCGGCCCCGCAGGCGCCCACGCCTGCCGAACCCGAGGAAGAAGTCTGGACCCCCGAGATCGTCTTCAGTGGCAGCGATTACGCCGAGCCCGCTCCGCTGCCCATCCCGGTGAGCGACGGTCCCGACGAGCCCGAACTGGAGGTTCAGCCGCCCCTGGCCGAGCCCGAAGCCGAGCAGCCCGCCGAGGAGGAGGCGCCTTCCACCGAGGAGCAGGCCACCGACGAGGCCCCCAGCACGGAAGACGCGGCGCCCGAACCCCAGCCCGATCCCGTGCCCGCTGCGCCCGACCTCGCCCCGGACCTGCCCGTGACCACCGAGGCAGGCGCGGCCCCCGACCCCGCCGCCGACCTCACCGACGAGCAGGCAGCCATCTACGCCCGGCTGCGCGAGTGGCGCAACGCGGAGGCCAAGCGCCAGGAGGTCAGCCGCTTCATCATCGCCAGCAACGCGACCCTGGCCGAGATCGCCCGCCGGGTGCCCTACACGATGGACGACCTGAAGGCCGTGCGCGGCATGGGACCGGAGAGATTGCGCAAGTACGGCGAGAAGCTGCTGGAAGTGGTGCGGGGCTGA
- a CDS encoding isoprenyl transferase, whose translation MSRPALHTALRTAQKVRDTGRGALLWGYERRLAREVRAHGRLPRHLGLILDGNRRYARAAGMQRELGHSFGADKAHEVLQWCLELGIPAVTIWVLSTDNTSRDPQELAHILGLLEREARNLATDPRIHANRVRVRAIGQHSAFPPHVLDALRELEDKTAAYDGMTLNIAVGYGGREEIVDAIKCHLSRRAAEGAGLPEVVAELEPDHISAHLYTAGTPDPDFIIRTSGEIRLSGFMLWQSVYSEFYFCDVYWPGFRRVDFLRALRDFQGRDRRFGR comes from the coding sequence ATGAGCCGCCCCGCCCTCCACACCGCGCTGCGTACCGCCCAGAAGGTCAGGGACACCGGGCGGGGGGCGCTGCTGTGGGGCTACGAGCGGCGCCTTGCCCGCGAGGTCCGGGCGCACGGGCGGCTGCCCCGGCACCTGGGACTGATTCTGGACGGCAACCGCCGCTACGCCCGCGCCGCCGGGATGCAGCGTGAGCTGGGGCACTCCTTCGGGGCGGACAAGGCGCACGAGGTCCTCCAGTGGTGCCTGGAACTGGGCATCCCGGCGGTGACGATCTGGGTGCTGTCCACCGACAACACCAGCCGCGACCCCCAGGAACTCGCGCACATCCTGGGGTTGCTGGAACGCGAGGCCCGCAACCTCGCCACCGACCCCCGCATCCACGCCAACCGGGTGCGGGTGCGGGCCATTGGGCAGCACAGCGCCTTTCCACCCCACGTTCTCGATGCCCTGCGCGAGTTGGAGGACAAGACGGCCGCCTACGACGGCATGACCCTCAACATCGCGGTGGGCTACGGGGGCCGCGAGGAGATCGTGGACGCGATCAAGTGCCACCTCTCGCGGCGGGCGGCTGAGGGCGCTGGCCTGCCGGAGGTCGTCGCGGAGCTGGAGCCCGACCATATCAGCGCCCACCTGTACACGGCGGGCACCCCCGACCCCGACTTCATCATCCGCACCAGCGGCGAGATTCGCCTGTCGGGCTTCATGCTCTGGCAGAGCGTCTACTCGGAGTTCTACTTCTGCGACGTGTACTGGCCGGGATTTCGCCGGGTGGACTTCCTGCGGGCGCTGCGGGACTTTCAGGGGCGGGACCGGCGCTTCGGGCGCTGA
- the mutY gene encoding A/G-specific adenine glycosylase translates to MTPVPADFPALRSALLTWFDARGRDLPWRVGPEGRRDPYRVWVSEVLLQQTQVVRGRVYFERFLDAFPTVEALAAAPIEAVLKAWEGCGYYARARNLHRAAGIVAREGWPQSYEGWRALPGVGPYTAAAISSLTLGEARAVNDGNVRRVLARLWGERQPTDRWVQAQADALLESDRPGAWNEALMDLGATVCIPKAPRCPECPLAAWCVARASGDPAGFPAPKVRAAVREVRAVALLIGDSERAVLERRVGSLLGGLMGLPTEEVREGEREADALARLSARLGAAVTGELGEVQHTMTHRRVRLTVYAATGGPAPVPVAAEALSRLDHKALDLWRQRAESLFAPG, encoded by the coding sequence GTGACGCCCGTGCCCGCCGACTTCCCCGCTCTGCGCTCGGCCCTTCTGACGTGGTTTGACGCGCGGGGCCGTGACCTGCCGTGGCGGGTGGGGCCGGAGGGGAGGCGCGACCCCTACCGGGTGTGGGTGTCGGAGGTGCTGCTTCAGCAGACGCAGGTGGTGCGGGGCCGGGTGTATTTCGAGCGCTTTCTGGACGCCTTCCCCACGGTGGAGGCGCTGGCCGCCGCCCCCATTGAGGCGGTGCTGAAAGCCTGGGAGGGCTGCGGGTATTACGCCCGCGCCCGCAACCTGCACCGGGCGGCAGGAATCGTGGCGCGGGAGGGCTGGCCGCAGAGTTACGAGGGCTGGCGGGCGTTGCCGGGGGTGGGGCCGTACACAGCGGCAGCGATCAGCAGCCTGACGCTGGGGGAGGCGCGGGCGGTGAACGACGGCAACGTGCGCCGGGTGCTCGCGCGGCTCTGGGGCGAGCGCCAGCCCACCGACCGCTGGGTGCAGGCCCAGGCCGACGCCCTGCTGGAGTCCGACCGACCGGGCGCCTGGAACGAGGCGCTGATGGACCTCGGCGCGACCGTCTGCATCCCGAAAGCGCCGCGCTGCCCAGAGTGTCCGCTGGCGGCGTGGTGCGTGGCGCGAGCGTCGGGTGACCCGGCGGGCTTCCCGGCCCCCAAGGTGCGGGCGGCCGTGCGCGAGGTGCGGGCGGTGGCCCTCCTGATCGGGGACAGCGAGCGGGCCGTGCTGGAGCGGCGCGTGGGCTCACTGCTGGGGGGGTTGATGGGCCTGCCCACCGAGGAGGTGCGGGAGGGCGAGCGGGAGGCGGACGCGCTGGCTCGCCTGAGCGCCCGCTTGGGTGCCGCCGTCACGGGCGAACTGGGGGAAGTTCAGCACACCATGACCCACCGCCGGGTGCGGCTGACGGTCTACGCGGCGACGGGCGGCCCGGCCCCGGTTCCGGTGGCGGCCGAGGCCCTCTCGCGGCTGGACCACAAGGCGCTGGACCTCTGGCGGCAGCGGGCCGAGTCGCTGTTCGCGCCGGGTTGA
- a CDS encoding c-type cytochrome yields MSGDGFSRGEITAIVGFVALAAVIGIGSYRAGVNVAHETGGGAIVTAAAGDTTVNGQTLYASSCGGCHGAQAQGGVGPSLAESAAWSGPDFNAAVLHGQAPGGRVLAPVMPRFAETGLNGEEATPERIEAIHTYVKGLQ; encoded by the coding sequence ATGTCGGGCGACGGTTTCTCGCGTGGGGAAATCACGGCCATCGTGGGCTTCGTGGCCCTCGCCGCCGTCATCGGCATCGGGTCCTACCGCGCCGGAGTGAACGTGGCGCACGAGACGGGCGGGGGCGCCATCGTGACGGCCGCCGCCGGGGACACCACCGTCAACGGGCAGACCCTCTACGCCAGCAGTTGCGGGGGCTGCCACGGGGCGCAGGCGCAGGGCGGGGTCGGCCCCAGCCTGGCCGAGAGCGCCGCGTGGTCGGGACCCGACTTCAATGCCGCCGTGCTGCACGGTCAGGCGCCTGGAGGCCGCGTCCTTGCCCCCGTCATGCCCCGCTTCGCGGAGACGGGCCTGAACGGGGAGGAGGCCACCCCGGAACGCATCGAGGCCATTCACACCTATGTGAAGGGCTTGCAGTAA
- a CDS encoding b(o/a)3-type cytochrome-c oxidase subunit 1 gives MTISPPRATPLVHPIREVPAVSDAAYLASLKKVTQYYIVTAFLALLIGVLIGPLQALNYGGVNVYEWPIIRNLLGSYYQGLSLHGVLNALVFTQFFISGWMLYLPVRDLGMRINMKFAWFTYIVMTAGLLMAAVPLLLNRATLLYTFYPPMQGDALFYIGAAIMVGSSLFVVGQVVNMWLRWKRENPGKVTPLVAFMSVATWMMWAVASLGIVIEVVALLIPWSLGLVGGVDPLISKTLFWWTGHAIVYFWVLPAYISWYAFLPRHAGGRIVSEPLTRLVFVIFLLNSVPVGIHHQYADPNISNLWKNIHMFLTFLIAVPSLLTAFSVGAALEDAARARGGRGLFGWIGKLPWGNAIFSAQVLAMISFIAGGAGGIVNASSTFSGVVHNTAWIPGHFHITVGTATTLSFMGIALWLIPHLTGKRLPSMKIASASVWTWFIGMMVFALGMHWQGLYGVPRRSQVSAALVETFNDLPIAFPTLLTAISGVILLVSALLYFYVLFRMLLSGRVDNGETAAPIPYSEAISPAGENLATASKLVKATEPLMALWAVALVLVILMYGPVLARMFANMQLVPGWRLY, from the coding sequence GTGACGATCTCTCCCCCACGGGCCACGCCGCTGGTCCACCCCATCCGCGAGGTCCCGGCCGTCAGCGACGCGGCCTACCTCGCTTCCCTCAAGAAGGTCACCCAGTACTACATCGTGACCGCTTTCCTGGCCCTCTTGATCGGCGTGCTGATCGGGCCGCTGCAAGCGCTGAACTACGGCGGCGTCAACGTCTACGAGTGGCCGATTATTCGCAACCTGCTGGGCTCGTATTACCAGGGCCTCTCGCTGCACGGGGTGCTGAACGCGCTGGTGTTCACCCAGTTCTTCATCTCGGGCTGGATGCTCTACCTCCCGGTGCGTGACCTCGGCATGCGCATCAACATGAAGTTCGCGTGGTTCACATACATCGTGATGACGGCGGGGCTCCTGATGGCCGCCGTGCCGCTGCTGCTCAACCGCGCGACGCTGCTGTACACCTTCTACCCGCCCATGCAGGGCGACGCCCTGTTCTACATCGGCGCGGCGATCATGGTGGGCTCCAGCCTGTTCGTGGTCGGGCAGGTCGTGAACATGTGGCTGCGCTGGAAGCGCGAGAACCCCGGTAAGGTGACGCCGCTGGTCGCCTTTATGAGCGTGGCGACCTGGATGATGTGGGCGGTCGCGTCGCTGGGCATCGTGATCGAAGTGGTCGCGCTGCTGATTCCCTGGTCGCTGGGGCTGGTAGGCGGCGTGGACCCGCTCATCTCCAAGACGCTCTTCTGGTGGACCGGGCACGCCATCGTGTACTTCTGGGTGCTTCCGGCCTACATCTCGTGGTACGCCTTCTTGCCCCGACATGCGGGCGGGCGCATCGTGTCCGAGCCGCTGACCCGGCTGGTCTTCGTGATCTTCCTGCTCAACAGCGTGCCGGTGGGCATTCACCACCAGTACGCCGACCCCAACATCTCCAACCTCTGGAAGAACATCCACATGTTCCTGACCTTCCTGATCGCGGTGCCCAGCCTGCTGACCGCCTTCAGCGTGGGGGCGGCGCTCGAAGACGCGGCCCGCGCCCGCGGCGGCCGGGGCCTCTTCGGCTGGATCGGCAAATTGCCCTGGGGCAACGCGATTTTCAGCGCCCAGGTGCTGGCGATGATCTCCTTTATCGCGGGGGGCGCGGGCGGCATCGTGAACGCCAGCTCGACCTTCTCGGGCGTGGTCCACAACACCGCCTGGATTCCGGGGCACTTCCACATCACGGTGGGGACCGCCACCACCCTCAGCTTCATGGGAATCGCCCTGTGGCTGATTCCGCACCTGACGGGCAAGCGCCTGCCCTCCATGAAGATCGCCTCCGCGTCGGTGTGGACGTGGTTTATCGGCATGATGGTCTTCGCGCTCGGGATGCACTGGCAGGGGCTGTACGGGGTGCCCCGGCGCTCGCAGGTCAGCGCGGCGCTGGTGGAGACGTTCAATGACCTGCCCATCGCCTTTCCCACTCTGCTCACCGCGATCAGCGGCGTGATTCTGCTGGTCAGCGCCCTGCTGTACTTTTACGTTCTCTTCCGGATGCTGCTCTCGGGGCGGGTGGACAACGGCGAGACCGCCGCGCCCATCCCCTACTCGGAGGCGATCAGCCCCGCCGGGGAGAACCTCGCCACGGCGAGCAAGCTGGTCAAGGCCACCGAGCCGCTGATGGCGCTGTGGGCCGTTGCGCTGGTGCTGGTCATCCTGATGTACGGCCCGGTGCTGGCGCGGATGTTCGCCAACATGCAACTCGTTCCCGGTTGGAGGCTCTACTGA
- a CDS encoding cytochrome c oxidase subunit II, which translates to MARSPAPAPRLEHHTLELYENIWFGIAVVMALLLFVSALASFVSGTYTAIEGTGGGHHITGVDNGRLDPRNLAATPFAEPGLRENPDGTLEAFVVARAFAFQPAALRVPAGRPVTIHVTSADVMHGYQVEGTNINATAIPGQVASFTTTFRRPGTLSLICNEYCGTGHHNMINSVIVEAPETQARAQDQTE; encoded by the coding sequence ATGGCCCGCTCCCCCGCCCCCGCGCCCCGGCTGGAACACCACACCCTGGAGCTGTACGAGAACATCTGGTTCGGTATCGCCGTCGTGATGGCGCTGCTGCTCTTCGTCTCGGCCCTCGCCAGCTTCGTCAGCGGCACCTACACCGCCATCGAAGGCACCGGCGGCGGCCACCACATCACCGGGGTGGACAATGGCCGCCTCGATCCGCGCAACCTCGCCGCCACGCCCTTTGCCGAGCCGGGGTTGCGCGAGAATCCCGACGGCACGCTGGAGGCCTTTGTGGTCGCCCGCGCCTTCGCCTTCCAGCCCGCCGCGCTGCGCGTGCCCGCCGGGCGCCCGGTGACCATCCACGTCACCTCAGCCGACGTGATGCACGGCTATCAGGTCGAAGGCACCAACATCAACGCGACGGCGATTCCAGGACAGGTGGCGAGCTTCACCACGACCTTCCGGCGCCCCGGCACCCTCAGCCTGATCTGCAACGAGTACTGCGGCACCGGCCACCACAACATGATCAACAGTGTGATCGTGGAGGCCCCCGAGACGCAGGCCCGCGCCCAGGACCAAACGGAGTAA
- a CDS encoding CBS domain-containing protein, which translates to MLVSELMAHPPVCAAPDLSVPDAAHLLRQHGIRRLPVVDGEALVGIVTDRDLRETMPGRVTTLSMWEATTQLAGIRVSDVMRRSVITTTPDADARDVARTLLERRIGGMPVVGERGEVVGMVTVTDLLRDYAGQTQARTQEQTA; encoded by the coding sequence TTGCTTGTTTCCGAATTGATGGCCCATCCCCCCGTTTGCGCCGCGCCGGACCTGAGTGTTCCGGACGCGGCCCACCTCCTTCGCCAGCACGGGATTCGCCGCCTGCCCGTGGTGGACGGCGAGGCGCTGGTCGGCATCGTGACCGACCGGGACCTGCGCGAGACCATGCCCGGCCGCGTGACCACCCTGAGCATGTGGGAGGCGACCACCCAACTGGCCGGGATTCGCGTCTCCGACGTGATGCGCCGCAGCGTGATCACGACCACCCCCGACGCCGACGCCCGCGACGTGGCCCGCACCCTGCTGGAGCGCCGCATCGGCGGGATGCCGGTGGTGGGGGAGCGCGGCGAGGTGGTCGGCATGGTCACGGTGACCGACCTGCTGCGCGACTACGCCGGGCAGACCCAGGCCCGCACCCAGGAGCAGACCGCATGA